A single genomic interval of Cervus elaphus chromosome 19, mCerEla1.1, whole genome shotgun sequence harbors:
- the MRPS22 gene encoding 28S ribosomal protein S22, mitochondrial: MATLRGSLLLWNLHAGSRGAERVYFRARARPRPGDLFQPLPGVCGAGTPCRGLCSEAESGSPKIKKPTFMDEEVQSILIKMTGLDLLKIFKPAIRETKPPTYKLMTQAQLEEATRQAIEAAKVRLKMPPVLEERTPINDVLAEDKILEGTETVKYVFTDISYSIPHRERFIVVREPSGTLRKASWEERDRMIQIYFPKEGRRVLTPVIFREENLQTMYSQDRHVDVLNLCVAQFEPDSADYIKIHHQTYEDIDKYGKYDLLRSTRHFGGMAWYFVNKKKIDGLLIDQIQRDLVDDAASLVQLYHILHPDGQSAQEAKEQAAEGLQLIKVFAKTEAQKGAYIELTLQAYQEAFISSSAAS, from the exons ATGGCGACCCTCagagggtctttgttgctgtggaaTCTCCATGCAGGTTCTCGCGGTGCCGAGCGAGTCTATTTCCGGGCCCGCGCTCGGCCCCGGCCCGGTGACCTGTTCCAGCCTCTGCCCGGGGTCTGCGGGGCGGGAACGCCATGCCGTGGGCTCTGTTCCGAGGCCG AATCTGGTAGCCCAAAGATCAAGAAACCTacttttatggatgaggaagtCCAAAGCATACTCATCAAGATGACAGGCTTGGATTTACTGAAGATTTTTAAGCCAGCAATACGAGAAACGAAGCCACCAACTTACAAGCTAATGACCCAGGCACAGTTGGAAGAG gcTACAAGACAGGCGATTGAGGCAGCTAAAGTCCGATTAAAAATGCCACCAGTTCTGGAAGAGCGAACACCAATAAATGATGTGTTAGCTGAAGATAAGATATTGGAAGGAACCGAAACAGTCAAATATGTGTTTACTGATATATCATACAGCATACCACATCGA GAGCGTTTTATTGTTGTCAGAGAACCAAGTGGCACACTACGCAAAGCCTCTTGGGAAGAACGGGACCGTATGATTCAAATTTATTTCCCAAAAGAAGGCCGTAGAGTTTTAACACCAGTAATTTTCAGGGAAGAAAATCTTCAG ACCATGTACAGTCAGGACCGGCATGTTGATGTCCTCAATCTCTGCGTTGCCCAGTTTGAGCCAGATTCTGCTGACTATATCAAA ATTCATCATCAGACCTATGAAGATATAGATAAATACGGAAAGTATGACCTTTTACGTTCAACAAGACACTTCGGTGGAATGGCTTGgtattttgtaaataagaaaaagatcGATGGTTTATTGATTGACCAGATTCAGAGAGATTT AGTTGATGATGCTGCCAGCTTGGTCCAGCTGTATCACATCCTCCATCCTGATGGCCAGTCAGCTCAAGAGGCCAAAGAGCAGGCTGCTGAGGGATTACAGTTAATTAAG GTCTTTGCaaaaacagaagcacagaagGGAGCATATATAGAATTAACACTGCAAGCTTACCAAGAAGCATTCATTAGCAGTTCTGCAGCTTcctaa